A section of the Candidatus Poribacteria bacterium genome encodes:
- a CDS encoding sulfatase-like hydrolase/transferase, which translates to MSTSDRPNILWISIEDTTPRFGCYGDTVARTPNIDRLAAGGCRFPNAFSTAGVCAPSRSAIITGMYQTSIGTHHMRTAHTNQNTPDMPTPYSAVPPPYVKTFTEYLRGAGYYCTNNSKTDYQFTPPITAWDDNSNQGHWRNREEGQPFFSVFNPTVTHESGMWEREDRPLITTTNPDDVQLPPYLPDTPKARQALARQYDNLFTADARVGELLDQLEEDGLAENTIVFLWSDHGEGLPRGKRWPYDAGIRIPLIVRGHDSLTADSVSEQLVSLIDLGPTVLSLCGVQAPEHLQGQPFLGPEKMEREYIFATRDRYDESYDMIRAVRDKKYKYIRNYYPEKPYLLWIPYRNRHPIMQEMWRLYAAGELEGDQAVMFRYPRPTEELYDVENDRYELNNLAGDTGHHDVLERMRGALTQWQSEFGDMGDISEEQMVAKWYPDGTQPQTAAPIFIPINAEHPGMEVAHEAGEWAAPLVLQLHCSTQGASIAYTTEQGDDARWKLYTQPLQLSKGETTVRAKAIRIGYRESEEKTIHLKTI; encoded by the coding sequence ATGAGCACATCAGATCGCCCGAACATTCTTTGGATCTCTATAGAAGATACGACCCCACGCTTTGGTTGTTACGGGGATACGGTCGCGAGGACCCCGAATATCGACCGACTTGCTGCTGGTGGCTGTCGGTTTCCGAACGCGTTTTCGACTGCCGGTGTCTGCGCACCGAGTCGCTCTGCTATTATAACCGGCATGTACCAAACTTCAATTGGGACGCATCACATGCGGACAGCGCATACGAACCAAAACACGCCCGACATGCCGACCCCATACTCTGCAGTGCCACCCCCCTATGTGAAAACCTTCACTGAATACCTCAGAGGAGCAGGCTATTACTGCACCAACAACAGTAAAACAGACTATCAGTTCACCCCTCCTATCACAGCGTGGGATGACAATAGCAATCAAGGGCACTGGCGAAATCGTGAGGAAGGGCAACCCTTCTTTTCCGTTTTCAATCCGACTGTTACGCACGAGAGCGGTATGTGGGAACGGGAGGATCGCCCGTTGATCACAACGACAAATCCAGATGACGTGCAGTTACCCCCGTATCTGCCGGATACACCGAAAGCACGGCAGGCGTTGGCGCGTCAATACGACAATCTCTTCACCGCGGATGCCCGTGTCGGTGAGTTGCTCGATCAGTTGGAAGAAGATGGACTTGCGGAGAATACGATTGTCTTTCTCTGGAGTGATCACGGCGAGGGACTGCCTCGCGGCAAACGGTGGCCCTACGATGCCGGTATCCGTATCCCGTTGATTGTGCGCGGACACGATTCGCTGACTGCTGATAGTGTTAGTGAGCAACTCGTGAGTTTGATTGATCTCGGTCCAACGGTGCTCTCACTTTGTGGGGTGCAAGCACCGGAACATTTACAGGGTCAACCCTTCCTCGGACCGGAGAAGATGGAACGCGAGTATATTTTCGCGACCCGCGATCGCTACGACGAGTCTTACGATATGATCCGCGCTGTGCGGGATAAAAAGTATAAATACATCAGAAACTATTATCCTGAAAAACCGTATCTGCTCTGGATTCCGTATCGCAATCGGCACCCGATCATGCAGGAGATGTGGCGGTTATACGCCGCAGGTGAGTTGGAAGGCGATCAGGCGGTTATGTTCCGTTATCCGCGTCCTACTGAAGAACTCTACGATGTTGAAAACGACAGGTATGAACTCAACAATTTGGCGGGTGATACTGGGCATCACGACGTTCTGGAAAGGATGCGTGGCGCGCTGACGCAGTGGCAATCCGAATTCGGGGATATGGGGGATATATCCGAGGAGCAGATGGTTGCGAAGTGGTATCCTGATGGCACACAACCCCAAACGGCGGCTCCGATTTTTATTCCGATTAATGCCGAACACCCGGGTATGGAGGTGGCACATGAGGCTGGCGAGTGGGCAGCACCTCTCGTTCTGCAACTTCACTGCTCAACGCAAGGGGCATCAATTGCTTATACAACCGAGCAGGGAGATGACGCACGCTGGAAACTGTATACTCAACCCTTGCAGCTATCAAAAGGCGAAACCACCGTGCGTGCAAAAGCGATCCGCATCGGCTATCGTGAAAGTGAAGAGAAAACAATTCATCTTAAGACTATATAA
- a CDS encoding lactonase family protein produces MAQQNSQDYFVYVGTYTQGDSEGIYVYRLDGATGALEYSSKMTGVENPSFLEIHPSGQYLFAVNEVSEFEGEEDSGAVTAFYIHKETGEISYLNQRATGGGAPCHMSVDATGKCLLVANYGGGSVTAFPVGSDGRLGEASDFVQHEGSSINPQRQMEPHAHAIMIDPGNRYAFSPDLGLDKVLIYQLDAENGTLTPNTQPWVRVQPGAGPRHFDFHPNGQYAYVINEIDSTFTAFRYDASAGTLAEFQTVSTLPDDFDGTSHCADVHVHPSGKFLYGSNRGHDSIAICTIDSETGMLSPIGYESTQGQTPRNFGLNPEGTFLFAANQQTDTVVTFAIDAETGELNATGAVAEVPTPVCLKLLPCA; encoded by the coding sequence ATGGCACAACAGAACAGCCAAGACTATTTCGTTTATGTCGGCACCTATACACAAGGAGATAGCGAAGGGATTTACGTCTACCGCTTAGACGGAGCGACGGGTGCCTTGGAATACAGCAGCAAAATGACAGGCGTTGAGAATCCGTCGTTCTTGGAGATACACCCCAGTGGACAGTATCTCTTTGCTGTCAATGAGGTAAGCGAGTTTGAGGGTGAAGAAGATAGTGGGGCGGTTACGGCGTTTTATATTCATAAAGAGACCGGGGAGATTAGTTACCTCAATCAACGTGCTACCGGCGGGGGTGCCCCATGTCACATGAGTGTGGATGCCACCGGTAAATGCCTACTTGTGGCGAATTACGGCGGTGGCAGTGTTACTGCTTTCCCCGTAGGATCGGACGGCAGGCTCGGTGAAGCCTCTGATTTCGTGCAGCATGAGGGATCCAGCATCAATCCGCAACGGCAGATGGAACCTCATGCCCATGCGATTATGATCGATCCGGGCAATCGGTATGCCTTCTCACCTGATTTGGGACTTGATAAAGTTCTTATCTATCAATTGGACGCAGAAAACGGGACACTCACGCCTAATACGCAACCGTGGGTACGCGTGCAACCGGGGGCAGGACCGCGACATTTCGATTTCCATCCAAACGGACAGTACGCATACGTGATTAACGAGATAGATTCTACTTTCACTGCTTTCCGATATGACGCGAGCGCGGGAACGCTGGCTGAGTTCCAGACAGTCTCAACGCTTCCTGACGATTTCGATGGCACCAGTCATTGCGCCGATGTCCACGTTCATCCTTCTGGGAAATTCTTGTATGGGTCGAACCGGGGACATGATAGCATCGCGATTTGTACGATTGATTCAGAGACGGGGATGCTGAGTCCCATTGGGTATGAGTCAACGCAAGGACAAACACCGCGAAACTTCGGGTTGAATCCGGAAGGGACCTTCCTCTTTGCCGCTAACCAACAGACCGACACGGTTGTTACGTTCGCGATTGACGCTGAAACGGGTGAATTAAATGCGACAGGAGCCGTAGCAGAGGTCCCGACCCCTGTCTGTTTGAAGCTGTTGCCGTGCGCTTAG
- a CDS encoding arylsulfatase translates to MNENRKPNIVLILNDDMGFSDLGCYGGEVHTPNLDRLATGGLRFTQFYNTARCCPSRASMLTGLHPHQTGVGHMMGDDGLEGYRGDLNDRCITIADAVRSEGYGTYMSGKWHISRHAGADGPKHSWPCQRGFDQYYGIITGAANFWKPNTLTRNNTRIQHDELPEGYFLTDAISDEATTFIRNHTEKNPDNPFFTYVAYTAPHWPLHAHEEDIAYYNGRFAAGWDELREERLSRMREMKILDEAWQLTARDPSQPPWSDVQYKEWNQRRMEVYAAQITRMDAGIGRIINTLEETGELDNTLILFLADNGGCAEELGGPPAIRDSDSLISTETTSDGQPIYRGNDPSIMPGPETTYQSYGVPWANLSNTPFREYKHWVHEGGIATPLIAHWPDAIKSAGELRHQPGQLPDIMATCLEVSGTTYPEEHNGKPILPLEGTSLVPIFDGKDNGKEVLYWEHEGNCAVRQDKWKLVRKFPGDWELYDVEAERTEINDLATQHPQKLNELVGLYRDWADRCFIYPWDQLQEKRRQQQQ, encoded by the coding sequence ATGAATGAAAATAGGAAACCGAACATCGTCCTCATCCTGAACGATGATATGGGATTTTCTGACTTAGGTTGCTACGGCGGCGAAGTTCACACTCCGAATCTGGATCGGCTTGCTACAGGCGGGCTGAGGTTCACACAATTTTACAACACCGCCCGTTGTTGTCCATCCCGTGCTTCCATGCTTACTGGGCTACACCCCCACCAAACTGGGGTCGGACACATGATGGGCGATGATGGATTGGAAGGCTATCGTGGGGACCTGAATGATCGTTGTATTACGATTGCTGATGCCGTCCGTTCAGAGGGTTACGGCACTTATATGAGCGGAAAGTGGCATATCTCTCGGCATGCCGGTGCTGATGGGCCCAAGCATAGTTGGCCGTGTCAGCGTGGATTTGACCAATATTACGGTATTATCACCGGGGCTGCGAATTTTTGGAAACCGAACACGCTGACGCGCAATAACACACGTATCCAACACGACGAACTTCCTGAAGGCTACTTCCTCACAGATGCTATCAGCGACGAAGCAACGACCTTTATCCGCAATCACACCGAAAAGAACCCCGATAATCCGTTTTTCACCTACGTCGCTTACACGGCACCGCATTGGCCCCTGCACGCCCACGAAGAAGACATCGCCTACTACAATGGACGTTTCGCTGCGGGATGGGATGAACTCCGAGAGGAAAGGCTCTCGCGGATGCGGGAAATGAAGATTTTAGATGAGGCGTGGCAACTCACGGCGCGCGATCCTTCACAGCCACCTTGGAGCGATGTGCAATACAAGGAATGGAATCAACGCCGTATGGAGGTTTACGCAGCGCAAATCACGCGCATGGATGCGGGTATCGGAAGAATTATCAACACGTTGGAAGAAACGGGTGAACTTGACAACACGCTCATCCTGTTTTTAGCAGATAACGGCGGTTGTGCCGAAGAACTCGGAGGACCCCCCGCAATACGCGACAGCGATTCACTCATTAGTACTGAGACAACCTCCGACGGGCAACCCATCTATCGGGGCAACGATCCGAGCATCATGCCCGGTCCCGAAACCACCTATCAAAGCTACGGGGTGCCGTGGGCAAATCTCTCCAATACGCCGTTCCGAGAATACAAACACTGGGTCCATGAAGGCGGTATCGCTACACCACTGATTGCACATTGGCCGGATGCCATAAAATCGGCAGGAGAGTTGCGCCATCAACCCGGACAATTGCCGGACATCATGGCGACATGCCTTGAAGTCTCAGGGACAACCTATCCTGAGGAACACAACGGGAAACCGATCTTGCCGTTAGAGGGAACCAGTTTAGTACCGATTTTCGATGGGAAGGATAACGGTAAAGAGGTGCTTTATTGGGAACACGAAGGCAATTGTGCGGTCCGTCAAGATAAATGGAAACTGGTCCGCAAGTTCCCCGGCGATTGGGAACTCTACGACGTGGAAGCCGAACGGACAGAAATCAACGATCTCGCGACGCAGCATCCACAAAAACTAAATGAGCTTGTTGGACTTTACCGAGACTGGGCAGATCGCTGTTTCATCTATCCCTGGGATCAACTCCAAGAGAAACGCAGACAGCAACAGCAATAG
- a CDS encoding DUF3857 domain-containing protein, translated as MRLQRGSVLLVLILLFISHGCAIFQKSPSTPLVVDPLIEQNREWREQVEIGNTELQRKNWRAALTAYEAAVAIRPDASDVQHKIAEIYFQLEEYENARDAFVAFLALEPKNITALNYAGYISEKLQDYAAAAEYYERVLDVSVDNLYALNHLGLAYKQLQRFDEAIQVLHTALSFDPRCEQPESENLHNYLGLIYLERGEIGEAIAELRESIRLFPNEIWAREQLATLYENQERYFEAQLQYRQILEIDSDNLLSLTRLQALAQQNFGPTEIADVPPVALLNPDVEHIIANAPDASDYPDADTLVLFNHFSHDILPTGQSRYTTHQVVKILTERGIQKYGDIAIPYQPTAQNIGVNVARTITADGTVLYPPDEAYNDATPPGLLSQNLYSDAMWKVISMVGLAPGVCIEYQITLEDKVPGGETWITGAYNFQATEATLETSYALQIPEAWHLRWKIANDTPNAREPEVSYTENDTVVYIWKYGETPALTIEEGMPHINDIVPRLRYSSIADWNDVYLWYKELAKGRYTPNTEIQEKVQQLTENLTTEAEKIRAIYHFVAANIRYVGIELGQSAYQPSPAAEVFQVQYGDCKDKTTLLISMLDLVGIKAYPVLISIAPYEQVDATLPALSQFNHMIAAIRTGANTYIWLDPSSATCSYGDLPYNTQGRTGFLIADTHGQFVETPVFPADANRLVSITDMTLNNQGTVEGTLCIRTSGQYDLNTRWAYQQIQPRAMKATLATELSQQFPGIQIVWHEMSDLNELKVPVEIKLGFRVENYAIPLSKNMLMPLPIDEFGEYAEAFADDQRVYSLDFGYPTQVEKTIRIEVPDGWSATLPEDSHHTMESAEFTRQYRQVDNIITYQLLFTLKNKILPAVAYPAAKLLFTSLASEDGSHLLLNMGSYSRMSKR; from the coding sequence ATGAGGCTCCAGAGAGGCAGCGTACTTTTAGTCTTAATCCTGCTTTTTATCAGCCATGGATGTGCAATTTTCCAAAAAAGTCCATCAACGCCGTTGGTAGTGGATCCACTCATTGAACAGAATCGCGAGTGGCGCGAGCAGGTTGAAATTGGCAATACAGAACTACAACGTAAAAACTGGCGCGCCGCGCTGACCGCTTACGAAGCCGCCGTTGCAATTCGACCAGACGCAAGTGATGTCCAACACAAAATCGCTGAGATATATTTCCAACTGGAAGAGTATGAAAACGCGCGAGACGCATTCGTAGCATTTTTAGCACTGGAACCGAAAAATATTACGGCTCTAAACTACGCTGGATACATCTCTGAAAAATTGCAGGATTATGCGGCAGCCGCCGAATACTACGAGCGAGTCCTTGACGTTTCAGTGGATAATCTCTACGCCTTGAATCACCTCGGTTTAGCCTACAAACAGTTACAGCGTTTTGACGAAGCGATTCAGGTGCTCCACACGGCATTGTCTTTTGATCCGAGATGTGAACAACCCGAAAGCGAAAATTTACACAACTACTTGGGGTTAATTTACTTAGAGCGCGGTGAAATAGGTGAAGCCATCGCGGAACTACGGGAATCAATTCGGTTATTTCCAAACGAAATCTGGGCAAGGGAGCAACTCGCCACACTTTATGAGAACCAGGAACGTTATTTTGAAGCGCAGCTCCAATACCGGCAGATTTTAGAAATTGATTCAGACAACCTCCTATCTTTAACGCGACTCCAAGCACTCGCTCAACAGAACTTCGGTCCAACGGAAATTGCTGATGTGCCGCCCGTTGCCCTTCTCAATCCGGATGTTGAGCACATTATCGCGAATGCCCCAGATGCCAGCGATTATCCCGATGCCGATACTTTAGTCCTCTTCAACCATTTCAGCCACGATATCCTACCGACGGGGCAATCTCGCTATACAACGCATCAAGTCGTTAAGATCCTCACCGAAAGGGGGATCCAAAAATACGGGGATATTGCCATTCCTTATCAACCTACAGCGCAAAACATCGGTGTGAATGTAGCAAGAACAATTACGGCGGACGGCACCGTGCTGTATCCCCCCGATGAAGCCTATAACGATGCAACACCCCCTGGGTTATTGTCCCAGAATCTCTATTCCGACGCAATGTGGAAGGTCATCTCCATGGTCGGTCTCGCCCCCGGAGTATGCATTGAATATCAGATAACACTTGAAGATAAAGTACCTGGAGGTGAGACATGGATCACAGGCGCATACAATTTCCAAGCGACAGAGGCTACACTTGAGACGAGTTACGCCCTTCAAATACCCGAGGCGTGGCATCTTCGATGGAAAATTGCGAATGATACCCCAAACGCACGGGAACCTGAAGTGTCCTACACAGAAAATGACACCGTTGTGTATATTTGGAAATACGGTGAAACACCCGCGCTGACAATAGAGGAAGGCATGCCCCATATTAATGACATCGTGCCACGCTTACGTTATTCTTCAATTGCCGACTGGAACGATGTCTACTTATGGTATAAAGAACTCGCGAAAGGGAGATATACACCCAACACTGAGATTCAAGAAAAAGTTCAACAATTAACCGAAAATCTGACAACAGAAGCGGAAAAAATACGCGCCATCTACCATTTTGTCGCCGCAAATATTCGTTACGTTGGTATTGAACTGGGGCAGAGTGCTTATCAACCCTCACCTGCCGCTGAAGTCTTTCAAGTGCAATACGGCGACTGTAAGGATAAAACCACACTTCTGATTTCAATGTTAGATTTGGTGGGGATCAAGGCTTACCCAGTTTTGATTAGCATCGCACCCTACGAGCAGGTCGACGCGACACTCCCCGCACTCAGCCAATTTAATCACATGATCGCCGCTATCCGAACTGGCGCAAATACCTACATTTGGTTAGATCCGTCCTCGGCAACTTGTAGTTACGGAGACCTACCTTATAACACACAAGGACGCACAGGATTTCTCATTGCCGACACACACGGTCAATTCGTGGAAACACCTGTTTTCCCAGCCGACGCCAATAGGCTTGTGAGCATCACGGATATGACCCTAAACAATCAAGGGACTGTAGAAGGGACACTCTGCATTCGGACAAGCGGGCAGTATGACCTAAATACGCGGTGGGCATATCAACAGATACAGCCTCGGGCAATGAAAGCCACTTTGGCGACTGAACTCAGTCAACAATTTCCCGGTATTCAGATAGTATGGCATGAGATGTCAGACCTCAATGAACTCAAGGTACCAGTGGAAATTAAGCTCGGCTTTCGCGTTGAGAATTACGCAATACCTTTAAGCAAAAACATGTTGATGCCTTTACCAATTGATGAATTTGGAGAGTATGCTGAAGCGTTTGCTGACGACCAACGCGTCTATTCATTGGACTTCGGTTATCCAACGCAAGTGGAGAAAACGATTCGTATTGAGGTTCCAGATGGGTGGAGTGCCACGCTACCAGAGGATAGCCATCATACCATGGAGAGCGCGGAATTTACTCGACAGTATCGGCAAGTTGATAATATCATTACCTACCAACTTCTGTTTACTCTAAAAAACAAGATACTTCCAGCGGTTGCATATCCAGCGGCAAAATTGCTTTTTACTTCGCTTGCGAGTGAAGATGGCAGCCATTTGCTGCTAAATATGGGAAGTTACAGTCGCATGTCAAAACGGTAA
- a CDS encoding nucleotide pyrophosphohydrolase, with translation MDYTLENCQKLVDDWVRTFGVRYFSELTNTTILMEEVGELARIMARRYGEQSFKENEKDLDLGEEMADILFVLICLANQTGITLEDAFKKSMEKKTRRDKERHSKNPKLLKDTESDT, from the coding sequence ATGGACTATACGCTTGAAAATTGTCAAAAACTTGTGGACGACTGGGTTCGCACCTTTGGGGTCCGCTATTTTTCAGAGTTAACTAATACCACCATCCTTATGGAAGAAGTCGGCGAATTAGCACGGATTATGGCGCGCCGGTATGGAGAACAGAGTTTCAAAGAGAATGAGAAAGACTTGGACCTTGGTGAAGAAATGGCGGATATCCTTTTCGTACTTATCTGTCTCGCGAATCAAACAGGCATCACACTTGAGGACGCATTCAAAAAGTCAATGGAAAAAAAGACACGCCGAGATAAAGAACGGCACAGCAAAAACCCTAAACTTTTGAAAGACACCGAATCAGATACTTAA
- a CDS encoding phytanoyl-CoA dioxygenase family protein — protein MGLTSKEQHFYMENGYLLKKGLVSSEDIARIQTEVEDIHNRMAAQPADGVGISWEVYDTEDHPPRIKQLMHSELVSPTLNRLLRSDAVLNILEMLMGNNISLYHSKLLPKSGGDGTAIPWHQDYAYWKNDQNKPVMINCQLAISEANLENGCIQFVPGSHNWGLQEHERKHQTFGVFLPGHYQEREDAVAVEMEPGDGVFFNALIIHGSAPNNSTNDRLMNTFAYNVTGNGETQCREVLRGKSLST, from the coding sequence ATGGGACTTACGAGCAAAGAACAGCATTTTTACATGGAAAACGGCTATCTTCTGAAAAAGGGACTTGTCTCTTCAGAAGATATTGCGCGAATTCAGACGGAGGTTGAAGATATACACAACCGTATGGCAGCACAACCTGCTGATGGCGTTGGGATTTCTTGGGAAGTCTACGATACAGAGGATCACCCGCCACGTATCAAACAATTGATGCACAGTGAGTTAGTGAGTCCAACGCTGAACCGCCTGCTTCGTTCTGACGCAGTGTTGAACATACTGGAAATGTTGATGGGTAACAACATCTCTCTCTATCATAGCAAATTACTCCCAAAATCGGGTGGCGATGGGACGGCTATCCCGTGGCATCAGGACTACGCCTATTGGAAAAATGATCAGAACAAGCCGGTTATGATTAATTGTCAACTGGCTATCAGCGAGGCGAACCTTGAGAATGGGTGCATTCAGTTTGTACCCGGTAGCCATAACTGGGGTTTACAAGAACATGAACGGAAACATCAGACGTTTGGCGTGTTTTTACCCGGACACTACCAAGAACGGGAAGATGCCGTTGCTGTCGAGATGGAACCGGGAGATGGGGTCTTTTTTAATGCCTTGATTATTCACGGATCTGCCCCCAACAATTCAACGAACGACCGGCTGATGAATACATTCGCTTACAATGTAACTGGAAACGGTGAGACCCAATGTCGGGAAGTCTTACGTGGAAAATCTCTTAGCACATGA
- a CDS encoding methionine synthase, which translates to MPTEQTLLDATRVVVDIQRQHGIDLPTDGELYRFDANHPDTNGMIDYFIRPLSGVRAEVGRQEWHEFRQMQTMSFRAKPAGVVENALGEGTLNLVSDCERAVSVSGKNIKFTVTSPYMLARTLLDKHYGDFDALLTAVAEVLATQIRELDCACIQIDEANIPGNPQDGPRAAEAINIVLDAFSGEKAVHFCFGNYGGQVIQKGNWRALVDFLNTLRCDHLVLELKHRPEADLEALKDVTSDTVLGIGVIDVKVNPVETPDEVAASIETAEKTLGAGRIGWVHPDCGFWMLQRSVVDRKIEALVQGRDKYLGLT; encoded by the coding sequence ATGCCAACAGAGCAAACGCTGCTTGATGCGACGCGGGTCGTCGTAGACATTCAGCGGCAACACGGTATTGACCTACCGACAGATGGCGAACTTTACCGTTTTGATGCCAACCATCCAGATACCAATGGAATGATTGATTATTTCATCCGTCCACTTTCTGGTGTGAGAGCAGAAGTGGGTAGACAAGAATGGCATGAATTTCGGCAGATGCAGACGATGTCGTTCCGTGCGAAACCGGCAGGGGTTGTTGAGAACGCCCTGGGAGAAGGCACGTTAAACCTCGTTTCTGATTGCGAGCGCGCAGTGAGCGTATCTGGGAAGAATATCAAATTTACGGTAACGAGTCCTTACATGCTTGCGCGGACGTTGCTGGACAAACATTACGGCGACTTTGATGCGCTGCTCACCGCTGTGGCAGAAGTGTTGGCGACACAGATCCGTGAACTGGATTGTGCGTGCATTCAAATTGATGAGGCGAATATACCCGGTAACCCACAAGATGGACCTCGCGCTGCCGAAGCGATTAATATTGTTCTTGATGCGTTTAGCGGAGAGAAAGCGGTGCACTTCTGCTTTGGGAACTATGGGGGCCAGGTAATCCAAAAAGGGAACTGGCGTGCTCTGGTGGACTTCTTGAACACGCTCCGGTGCGATCACTTAGTTTTGGAACTGAAACATCGTCCTGAGGCGGACCTTGAGGCACTCAAGGACGTTACATCAGATACTGTCCTCGGTATCGGTGTGATTGATGTAAAGGTAAATCCGGTTGAGACTCCAGATGAGGTGGCAGCCAGCATCGAAACAGCGGAAAAAACATTGGGGGCTGGACGGATTGGCTGGGTGCATCCGGACTGTGGTTTTTGGATGCTCCAACGTTCTGTAGTGGATCGAAAGATAGAGGCACTTGTCCAAGGCAGAGATAAGTATTTAGGACTTACCTAA
- a CDS encoding sulfite exporter TauE/SafE family protein, protein MEFNFLHVLLLFVTGIAAGFLNTVAFGGSLLALPMLIFLGLPTAVANGTNRVAIFCQNFSAIVGFRRKGVSDFGYSILLAIPAVIGAAIGATIAVDIRDAVFNLILAAVMITMLVLTLINPTERLKNRMESNDTRSKIISMVVFFFIGIYGGFIQAGVGLLVITALRLLTGIDLVRTNAIKVFVIFFYTVVALGIFIIKDKVNWYLGPTLAIGNACGAWLGSHWAVEKGDKWIKVVLIVAVVAFAIRLVWLSVSGS, encoded by the coding sequence GTGGAATTCAATTTTTTGCACGTTCTCTTACTGTTCGTTACAGGTATTGCCGCGGGTTTCTTAAATACAGTTGCTTTCGGTGGCTCATTGCTCGCTTTACCTATGCTTATCTTCCTTGGGCTCCCCACTGCAGTCGCAAACGGGACGAACAGAGTAGCGATTTTCTGCCAAAATTTCAGTGCCATCGTAGGATTTCGTCGCAAAGGGGTCTCCGATTTCGGCTATAGCATCCTACTCGCCATACCAGCAGTTATCGGTGCTGCGATAGGTGCTACCATCGCGGTTGATATCAGGGACGCAGTATTCAACCTCATCCTCGCTGCTGTGATGATTACCATGCTGGTTTTAACACTGATTAACCCAACGGAGCGTTTAAAGAACAGGATGGAGAGCAATGATACGCGTTCCAAGATTATTTCGATGGTTGTTTTCTTCTTTATCGGAATTTATGGTGGATTCATCCAAGCGGGTGTAGGCTTGCTTGTTATCACTGCCTTACGCCTTCTTACCGGTATAGACTTAGTTCGGACGAATGCGATTAAAGTTTTTGTTATCTTCTTCTATACTGTGGTCGCGCTGGGTATTTTTATCATAAAAGACAAAGTCAACTGGTATTTAGGACCAACGCTGGCAATTGGTAACGCATGTGGGGCATGGCTTGGAAGTCATTGGGCAGTCGAAAAAGGTGATAAATGGATTAAAGTGGTGCTGATTGTCGCTGTTGTGGCTTTTGCGATCCGTCTCGTTTGGCTGAGTGTGAGTGGAAGTTAG
- a CDS encoding CDP-alcohol phosphatidyltransferase family protein, which translates to MFEAKLKPRLEIILSLVANKMVAIGITANMVTLCGFVVNLIAAFYFATGRLVTGGILILFGGSFDMIDGAVARAQRNSRASGALLDSVIDRYSEGFLLLGALIYFYSLESLLGIVLAFSAWFGSILVSYVRARAEGLQVTCKVGLMQRPERIILLGAGTVLQGALLHKLPYLQSTGMILLCTLGILTLTSHITAIHRLIFSYQELSR; encoded by the coding sequence ATGTTTGAAGCGAAATTAAAACCCCGACTTGAAATTATTCTGTCTCTCGTCGCAAATAAAATGGTTGCAATCGGTATTACAGCGAATATGGTGACGCTCTGCGGGTTCGTCGTGAACCTCATCGCTGCCTTTTACTTTGCAACAGGGCGTCTCGTCACCGGGGGGATCCTGATTCTGTTCGGGGGGAGTTTTGATATGATAGACGGGGCAGTGGCACGCGCACAGAGAAATTCACGCGCATCCGGCGCACTGTTGGACTCCGTCATTGATCGATACTCGGAAGGATTTCTGCTCCTTGGAGCTCTCATCTACTTTTACAGTTTGGAAAGTCTACTCGGGATAGTGCTCGCGTTCAGCGCATGGTTCGGTTCAATACTCGTCAGCTATGTAAGGGCAAGAGCGGAAGGACTTCAGGTGACCTGCAAGGTAGGACTCATGCAACGACCGGAACGCATTATTTTGCTCGGAGCTGGGACTGTGCTACAAGGAGCACTTCTACACAAACTTCCCTACCTCCAAAGTACAGGAATGATTCTTCTTTGTACACTCGGTATACTCACACTCACCTCACACATTACTGCTATCCACCGCCTTATCTTTTCGTATCAAGAATTAAGTCGCTAA